One Polaribacter sp. KT25b DNA segment encodes these proteins:
- the moaA gene encoding GTP 3',8-cyclase MoaA: MSKLIDNFGRQMEYVRLAVTDRCNLRCQYCMPAHGIDIVPRQELLTFKEMYRLIRVLTELGVNKVRLTGGEPFVRKDFVGFLEMLSYNDLLDAINITTNGALISHHISRIEQLEKVKNINLSIDSLDREKFAKITRRDVFPEVYKTFELLEKSSLNLKLNVVVQSGFNTDEIVDFVRLTKDKNVSVRFIEEMPFNGKGQREMQENWTFNKILNEVKTEFDVAEVQSEKSSTSRNYKVDNHLGTFGIIPAFTRTICNDCNRIRITSTGTFKNCLFDDGVFNLRDFIRKGASNDDLKELFLGLVKQKPENGFIAEVNRKDGGASESMSTIGG; encoded by the coding sequence ATGAGCAAATTAATAGACAATTTTGGGCGACAAATGGAATATGTGCGATTAGCAGTTACTGATCGTTGTAATTTGCGTTGCCAATATTGTATGCCTGCTCATGGTATTGATATTGTTCCAAGACAAGAATTACTTACATTTAAAGAAATGTATCGCTTAATTAGAGTTTTAACAGAATTGGGCGTAAATAAAGTGCGTTTAACTGGTGGAGAACCTTTTGTACGTAAAGATTTTGTTGGGTTTTTAGAAATGTTGTCTTATAATGATTTGTTGGATGCAATTAATATTACAACAAATGGCGCGTTGATTTCTCATCATATTTCTAGAATTGAACAATTAGAAAAAGTTAAAAACATCAATTTAAGTATTGATAGTTTAGATAGAGAAAAATTTGCGAAAATTACACGAAGAGATGTTTTTCCTGAAGTTTATAAAACGTTTGAATTGCTTGAAAAAAGTAGTTTAAACTTAAAACTGAATGTAGTTGTACAATCGGGTTTTAATACTGATGAGATAGTCGATTTTGTAAGATTGACAAAAGATAAAAATGTTTCTGTACGTTTTATTGAGGAAATGCCTTTTAACGGAAAAGGACAAAGAGAAATGCAAGAGAATTGGACTTTTAATAAAATTTTAAATGAGGTAAAAACTGAGTTTGATGTTGCAGAAGTTCAATCAGAAAAATCATCAACTTCTAGAAATTATAAAGTTGATAATCATTTAGGAACTTTCGGAATTATTCCTGCATTTACAAGAACTATTTGTAACGATTGTAATCGAATTAGAATAACATCAACAGGAACATTTAAAAATTGTTTGTTTGATGATGGCGTTTTTAATCTTCGAGATTTTATCAGAAAAGGAGCTTCAAATGATGATTTAAAAGAACTCTTTTTAGGTTTAGTAAAACAGAAACCAGAAAATGGTTTTATAGCAGAAGTAAACCGTAAAGATGGTGGCGCTTCTGAAAGTATGAGTACAATAGGAGGGTAG
- the moaC gene encoding cyclic pyranopterin monophosphate synthase MoaC, with the protein MNDFSHINKKNNPKMVNVSDKKITKRTAIAKATMFLGKEVIAHFTNDELITKKGPVFQTAIIAGIQGVKKTSDLIPMCHPLLINGVDIDINIIDSENVEVLCEVTITGKTGVEMEALTGANITCLTIYDMCKSISQKMVIKEVKLLEKTGGKSDIKNG; encoded by the coding sequence ATGAATGATTTTTCACACATCAATAAAAAAAACAATCCTAAAATGGTAAATGTTTCTGATAAGAAAATTACCAAAAGAACAGCGATTGCAAAAGCAACGATGTTTTTAGGAAAAGAAGTTATAGCTCATTTTACAAATGATGAGTTAATTACCAAAAAAGGACCTGTTTTTCAAACGGCAATTATTGCAGGAATTCAAGGTGTAAAAAAAACATCAGATTTAATACCAATGTGTCATCCATTATTAATTAATGGAGTAGATATTGATATTAATATTATAGATTCAGAAAATGTTGAAGTTCTTTGTGAAGTTACAATTACAGGAAAAACTGGCGTAGAAATGGAAGCGTTAACGGGTGCAAATATTACATGTTTAACCATTTATGATATGTGCAAAAGTATCAGTCAAAAAATGGTGATTAAAGAAGTGAAATTGTTAGAAAAAACAGGAGGAAAATCTGATATTAAAAATGGCTAA
- a CDS encoding YeeE/YedE thiosulfate transporter family protein codes for MKNIKFLILGIFFAIVLSKTEAISWYRFYEMFKFQSFHMFGVIGSAVVISMLFMQLFKNGKIKDINGNKIIPQPKEKGFIRTILGGTFFGLGWGISGACAAPIFVILGFKLIPALILLIGALLGAFIYGILSKKLPN; via the coding sequence ATGAAAAACATCAAATTTTTAATATTAGGAATCTTTTTTGCCATTGTATTAAGTAAAACTGAAGCCATTTCTTGGTATCGTTTTTATGAAATGTTTAAGTTTCAATCTTTTCATATGTTTGGAGTCATTGGTTCGGCAGTTGTAATTTCGATGCTTTTTATGCAGTTATTTAAAAACGGAAAAATAAAAGATATTAATGGAAATAAAATTATACCACAACCAAAAGAAAAAGGTTTTATCAGAACTATTTTAGGAGGAACATTTTTTGGTTTAGGTTGGGGTATTTCTGGAGCTTGTGCTGCACCAATTTTTGTAATTCTTGGATTTAAATTAATTCCTGCTTTAATTTTATTGATTGGTGCACTTTTAGGAGCATTTATCTACGGAATCTTAAGTAAAAAATTACCAAATTAA
- a CDS encoding GIY-YIG nuclease family protein — protein sequence MKTYYVYILKCSDNTYYTGITSNLEKRFFEHQQGKHQESYTYKRRPLELVFYAEFSEVGFAIDTEKRIKKWSKAKKEALINDEYEKLPNLAKKKFKK from the coding sequence ATGAAAACCTATTATGTTTACATTTTAAAATGTTCTGATAATACTTATTACACAGGAATAACTTCTAATTTAGAAAAAAGATTCTTTGAACATCAACAAGGAAAACATCAAGAAAGTTATACTTACAAAAGAAGACCACTTGAATTAGTTTTTTATGCTGAATTTTCTGAAGTTGGATTTGCTATTGACACAGAAAAGCGAATAAAAAAATGGTCGAAAGCTAAAAAGGAAGCTTTAATTAATGATGAGTATGAAAAACTTCCTAATTTAGCAAAGAAGAAATTTAAAAAGTAA
- a CDS encoding molybdopterin molybdotransferase MoeA, with product MISVKEAKNIVLNSPQDFGVEEIPFIKSVGRILKEKIVADRDFPPFNRVSMDGIAIDFQSFKNGQRSFKIEGIQAAGSEQITLNNSANCIEVMTGAVLPNKANTVIRYEDVSTENGIATINIETVCDRQNVHQKGKDGKIGDLLIEENTIISAAEIGVLATVGKSLVKVAKQPKVMIVSTGDELVGVDEIPLEHQIRRSNVFTLVSLLERLHISSETAHITDDKPILKSKIEAYLQEYDVLLFSGAVSKGKYDFLPEVFDELGVEKLFHKVTQRPGKPFFYGKTSGCNIFGFPGNPISTFVNCLAYFYPWYYKSVGVETKEETAILNADATFKPNLTYFLQVKLESKFGHLVAFPISGNGSGDLASLVKTDAFIQLPNDKTEFKKGESFPIIRYR from the coding sequence ATGATTTCAGTAAAAGAAGCAAAAAATATAGTTTTAAATTCACCTCAAGACTTTGGAGTTGAAGAAATTCCGTTTATAAAATCTGTAGGTAGAATTTTAAAAGAAAAGATTGTTGCAGATAGAGACTTTCCACCGTTTAACAGGGTTTCTATGGATGGAATTGCAATTGATTTTCAATCATTCAAAAACGGACAAAGAAGTTTTAAAATTGAAGGAATCCAAGCTGCAGGAAGTGAGCAAATCACATTAAATAATTCAGCGAATTGTATTGAAGTAATGACTGGAGCAGTTTTACCAAACAAGGCAAATACGGTTATTAGGTATGAAGATGTTTCTACAGAAAACGGAATAGCGACAATTAATATAGAAACGGTCTGCGACCGTCAAAATGTGCATCAAAAAGGAAAAGACGGAAAAATAGGAGATTTATTAATTGAAGAAAACACAATTATTTCCGCCGCAGAAATAGGAGTTTTAGCAACTGTTGGTAAATCGTTGGTAAAAGTTGCAAAACAGCCAAAAGTAATGATTGTTTCTACAGGTGATGAGTTGGTTGGTGTTGATGAAATTCCGTTAGAACATCAAATAAGAAGAAGCAATGTTTTTACATTAGTTTCTTTGTTAGAAAGACTACATATTTCTTCAGAAACTGCACATATTACAGATGATAAACCAATTTTAAAATCTAAAATTGAAGCGTATTTACAAGAATATGATGTGTTGCTTTTTAGTGGAGCAGTAAGCAAAGGTAAATATGATTTTTTACCAGAAGTTTTTGATGAATTAGGAGTTGAAAAATTGTTTCATAAAGTAACCCAAAGACCAGGAAAACCTTTTTTCTACGGAAAAACGAGTGGTTGTAATATCTTCGGATTTCCTGGGAATCCGATTTCAACTTTTGTAAATTGTTTAGCATATTTTTATCCTTGGTATTACAAATCTGTAGGAGTAGAAACCAAAGAAGAAACTGCAATTTTAAATGCAGATGCAACTTTTAAACCTAATTTAACCTACTTTTTACAAGTAAAATTAGAAAGTAAATTCGGACATTTAGTTGCGTTTCCAATTTCTGGAAATGGTTCTGGAGATTTAGCAAGTTTGGTGAAAACAGATGCTTTTATTCAATTACCAAATGATAAAACTGAGTTTAAAAAAGGAGAAAGTTTTCCTATTATTAGATATAGATAA
- a CDS encoding NTP transferase domain-containing protein, with amino-acid sequence MAKHKKHTNLEKRNNDNFAPNEIAILGANCGVISDLVHKVSKKFSNYKLAYFDASHAKDVEQISLSEYFFHHEGNLQITTSENVNKFQQRLDFAKFDFVFINGNHYQGTKQILILDEAKEASVLKRLDQLDNIQFVVKLKSETEYFDFLEEKYPQIKNLNCYTIDAVDAISNHINSLIQEKIASVKGLVLIGGKSTRMGTDKSELNYFGKSQKKYVKILLENQNLETFYSVKNQSDKSFEIADEFYNLGPFGGICSAFQKDPNSAWFVLATDVPFVNEEVIQLLLKHRNPSKVATAIKGKNKDFPEPLITIYEPKAYAILLQYLAQGYSCPRKMLINSDVEIVEIDDSFIRNINTPEEFEVAKSEISSTSLRGRMTK; translated from the coding sequence ATGGCTAAACACAAAAAACATACAAACCTAGAAAAAAGAAATAACGATAATTTTGCACCCAATGAAATTGCAATTCTAGGTGCAAATTGTGGTGTTATTTCTGATTTAGTTCATAAAGTCTCTAAAAAATTTTCTAATTATAAGTTAGCTTATTTTGATGCTTCGCATGCAAAAGATGTTGAACAAATTAGTTTGTCAGAATATTTTTTTCATCACGAAGGAAATTTACAAATCACAACTTCTGAAAACGTAAATAAATTTCAGCAACGTTTAGATTTTGCGAAATTCGATTTTGTTTTTATCAACGGGAATCATTATCAAGGAACAAAACAAATCTTAATTTTAGATGAAGCAAAAGAAGCTTCAGTTTTAAAAAGATTGGATCAGTTAGATAATATTCAGTTTGTAGTAAAATTGAAATCAGAAACTGAATATTTTGATTTTTTAGAAGAAAAATATCCGCAGATAAAAAACCTGAATTGCTATACAATTGATGCCGTTGATGCTATTTCAAATCACATAAATAGTTTAATTCAAGAAAAAATTGCATCAGTTAAAGGATTGGTTTTAATTGGAGGGAAAAGTACAAGAATGGGAACAGATAAATCTGAGCTCAATTATTTTGGAAAATCACAAAAAAAGTATGTTAAAATATTGCTTGAAAACCAAAATTTAGAAACGTTTTATTCTGTTAAAAATCAATCAGATAAAAGCTTTGAAATTGCTGACGAATTTTACAATCTAGGACCTTTTGGCGGAATTTGTTCTGCGTTTCAAAAAGATCCAAATTCGGCTTGGTTTGTGTTGGCAACAGATGTTCCTTTTGTTAATGAAGAAGTTATTCAGTTGTTATTAAAACATAGAAATCCAAGTAAAGTTGCTACTGCAATTAAAGGAAAAAACAAAGATTTCCCTGAGCCGTTAATTACTATTTATGAACCAAAAGCGTATGCTATTTTGTTGCAATATTTAGCACAAGGATATTCTTGTCCGCGTAAAATGTTAATAAATTCTGATGTTGAAATTGTAGAAATTGATGATTCTTTTATTAGAAATATAAATACTCCTGAAGAATTTGAGGTTGCAAAAAGTGAGATCTCATCGACGTCATTACGAGGAAGAATGACGAAGTAA
- a CDS encoding YeeE/YedE family protein, with amino-acid sequence MDFILQPWAWYVGGPLIAISLLLYFYFGRNFGASTNFDTLCSMAGAGKVSDYFKKDWKDRDFALMFVVGLIIGGFISAKYLIPDQTIDLNPKTVHELTDLRFSNVGNQYFPDEIFGEDISTSLKGFLILLVSGVLVGFGTRYAGGCTSGHAITGLSNLELPSLLAVIGFFIGGVIATWFIIPILF; translated from the coding sequence ATGGATTTTATATTACAACCTTGGGCTTGGTATGTTGGTGGTCCACTAATTGCAATTTCGCTGTTATTGTATTTTTATTTTGGTAGAAATTTTGGAGCTTCTACAAATTTTGACACGCTTTGTTCAATGGCTGGGGCAGGAAAAGTTTCAGATTATTTTAAGAAAGATTGGAAAGATCGAGATTTTGCTTTGATGTTTGTGGTTGGTTTAATTATTGGTGGATTTATTTCTGCTAAATATTTAATTCCAGATCAAACAATAGATTTGAATCCAAAAACAGTTCACGAACTTACAGATTTAAGATTTTCAAATGTTGGAAATCAGTATTTTCCTGATGAAATTTTTGGAGAAGATATTTCCACCTCTTTAAAAGGTTTTTTAATTCTTTTAGTTTCTGGAGTTCTTGTTGGTTTTGGAACTCGTTATGCTGGCGGTTGTACTTCTGGTCATGCAATTACAGGTTTAAGTAATTTAGAATTACCTTCTTTATTGGCTGTAATAGGATTTTTTATTGGTGGTGTTATTGCTACATGGTTTATAATTCCAATTTTATTTTAG